GCTTCACTAACCAGTAATTCTGTGCATGAACAAGTCTCTTCAGTGTTAGtttgtgtaaaattaaaaaacaaaatacaactgTGCTAAGATTTTACTCCAAGCTGCAGTCAAAATGTTAATGCTTTTAATAAACCCACTGACTGTTTGACAATTACACCATCACATGCTGTCTGCACTTCtattttctgtcaaatttaTGTGGTTCTTTGCAGGGCAAAGGCCGCAGACTTTACCTGCAGACACGAGGCCGAATCAGACCCGAGGAGAAGTTTGGCTTTCCTCTGCTCTCGTCCTGGGAGTACGGTTGGAGGCTTGGTAAGACCGAGATGTAGTTCACATCTGTTCGATATCAAACTAGTGTCAGGGTAACAAGAGCTTTCTGTACGTTTAATGTAGATTTTAATGCCCCAAATGTTGATATATTCAACTCTCATTGAACCTAGAGGAACTAGGGGGAAAAGCAATCAGTGCTTTACATTCAAGCATGAACACTTCCCATGCTTAAATGACTTTAAGTAGCTAGACTTGCTTTGACCTTTTTGTGCTGTGATGAAAAACATCTCAAATCCAATATCTCCCAGCTGTGTTTTAGAGAGACAAAATCCTCTGATTACCAGCTAAATGCAGTCGGCACACATGTAATGGTATCTCTGATATGCTACAATGACTTTATTCATGTGCTTTTATATCACAAAATCactattttatttaagtttttaaaaccCACTTGCATGTAGTAATTACTGCTTCTAAATAatgtactttatatatatatatatacacacacacacacacatatgtatgtgtatacatatatgtatatgtgtatatatatgtgtgtgtatatatgtgtgtatatatatatatatatacacacacacacacacacacacacatatatatatatatatatatatatatatatatatatatatatatatatatatatatacacacacatatacatatatattcttttttaaatatatttaaaacttcTACTAAAATCCAAGATGACTGTCACAATAAAGATACAGTAATgtaaattttagttttgttactGCTCATACAGCCCATAAAAGTGCTCAGAATTGTGGAAAATACATGAAACTGTGCTTCACCACAACTTATCTCACTATGTTCCCttagattttctttctgtattaATGGTGTTGATCTGGATCCACAGGTGACTACACTCTGGATTACAGAACTCCAGCTCGTGCCAGGTCGTCTGTGGTGAAGAACACCTTCTACGCAAGAAACGGTGTGTTCAACATCCCATCAGCCACAGACACACTGGGCTGAGGTTCAGCCATCACACACTGGGGTTCTACAGTGCGAGTGTGCAGCAGCTGACAGGCATTGGACTCAGTTCCTGTGATTTGTGCCAACAAATTCCTAAACCTCAGTAACTGTCGTTATGGGAGTTTGTTGGTATCATAAGCCATCTGGCCATCTATATAAATgtcatataaaaaacatatctaaATATATATGACAAATTGATTTTTTGAATTTGGGATTTCTCTAACATAATAAAGGTGTATCTCTTTGAACTCTCTGTTAAATCAcaacatttcttgttttttgcaCCAGTGTCAGATATTACTAAGTGGTCCCCGTACTGAAAGAGACAAACCCAGAAATCCTCCACTTCCTGTAACACTGTGTGTTTACCCCCCACACAGCTGTAAGGTTAAGTGCCTGACAGCATGATCCCATGTGCTGGATGATTAATGAGGCCCTGGCCTGGTGATCAGGAACAGCTCTCCCATCTCCACACACCTGATACCTTTTTAAACAGTGAGCCAGAGAGAATGTTTCACTCCacttattaaatacatttacatttagtcatttagcagacgcttttatccaaagcgacttacacgtgaggtacGTATGTCATTTCTAATCAGTAATGAAAATCCCATCATTCTTCTTCCAAGTAgttaattttactgttattgATCTTTGCAGTACATGAAGTATTTGATCTTATGTTTACACTCCTGTGTAGCTCCTGTCCACAGTGTCTTGTCTTGGAGTTAAAAACTTCTCAACAAATCCCATTTAAACATAACCAGTTGTTAATTTCTCAGTGCATCTCCCAGCTGAATGTGACCTACCTGTCTATCCTTTTTCACAAGACTTAGGAGTTTTCTAGATCGACcttttaacatgtaaaaaacaGTTGAATAAAGCTGGTGAACTGTTTACCGTGATGGATTTCTTGTATTAAGATAATCCCAAAACAGTGGCCGTCAAATTTAATATAAACTTTTATGTTTATggttatttaaaatacacatgaTTTTCTTACTAGTAATGCAATAGGCTACAGAAAGCTGTTCATCATGTCACAAAGGAGCCAACCTTTTTTATTCTGCTGGTTCTTGTactattacagaaaaaaaatttaatcttATTGCTGTAAATGTTCAGAAACGTCTGGGAAGTGTACGTGTATGGATCACTAGGTGGTGATTTATGTGGAGTGGATCAGGAAGCCAGTGAAGGTGTGGCTGGTGCTGGTGCTCATCACAATGTTGCCGTGCCTGGTTGCCTGTAGAGACACCCTGTCTCCGACGTTCAGCTCCAGAACCGCCGAGCCGGAGGTGACCAGATAACCATCAGCAAAGTCACAAAGCGTCATGTGTGGCTGAGCGTTCTTCATCAGCTTCAGACAAACCTGGATGATCAGGAGCAAGAATAAGCTCGGTAATGCCTGAGAGTAAGCTGAAGTTGCTGTATTCACTATAAGGACATGTTATTTTGGAAAGTAGCTAACAGAGGAATGGAAAGGAATGGAAGAGAACATTTGCGTTTGAATCACATCAAAGCAATAAAAgaataaagcagcagaaaatgtttaagtaaCGTACTTACTTAAGCATCTCTAAGTAGGGACAATAATGGGGTGAATGTACTTAGTTACCTTCCACCATTTGTTAAATGGAACAGGTCAACATGAGCCTGACAAGAACAGATTGACAGACCAGACGCTCAGACTCACTCTGGTCTTTGCTGATACGTGATAAGTGAAGAAATAGACGCCTTTCGTGGTGCTTAGGAACGTGCCGTTTGTCAGCGACTCTCCGTGAAGCTGTGGATCCAGCTCTGACAAAACCTCACTGTGGGAGATTTACACCAACATTTCAGTTGTTTTGATTATTTCCCAGTCTTCTAGATTCATCATTTCAACTTCAATAGTATAATTAAATACTGAAACAAGATTTAATTGTTCCACAACTCGGGCCACATTCAAATCACTTTTGTCTCCTCTGTTGTCGTAACAATGTATCACTGCACTATAGCTGCAGTATAATTGTGTTTTATCTCTGTAttcttgtatttatttcatgtaattttagtttttatgactttttatgtagttttaatGCGTTTGTTTACATtgactctgtccctctgtctctctgtttgcaTTTCCCCCTTTTCAGCTTTAAATTATTACCCTTTACATTACATCCTCCCTTAGCATCTCGCTTCATCAATGACAATACTGTTTCTCTCCTCACACCTCACTTCAAACATTCACAGCACTGACCTGTTGAAGACGAGGTCGGTGTCTAAGTCTTGCGTTTGTGAAGTCACCCGTTTTTGGGAGAAGAAAGTCCTCTGCGTGTTGGCAGCATTAAAGGGTCTTCCCTTGTCCCCCCGGCGACCCTTTACTCCACTAGGCCCTGGCTGACCGTTGTCCCCCTTCATTCCAGGTCGTCCTGGTGGACCCCGCAGACCTGGCTCCCCTTTCTGGCCCTTGAACGGCTGAACTGACTCACCTGTTCAAGTAAAAAGATTCACTTTCAAGTTTAACCAGTCACACTGACACGTTACAGAGTTATATCGAttataaaagaaacaatgacAACTTGGAGACAACACAGCACGTGAACACAGCATGTACAGCAGCTGTGGCTCACCTACGTCCCCCTTCTCTCCTTTGGGACCGTCTTTGCCATTGGGGCCATGTGTGCCCGGGATCCCAGGAATCCCTGGGCTTCCCCCACACGTCTGCGTAATGACAGGGACGATGTGAATCAAGAGCAGCAACACTGCAGTGCTGCAGCTCAGCCACCGGGGAGCCTGGACACACAAGTTTCAATCCACATTTAGCTCAAAACGTAAACACAAGTCAGTAAAATCAACCAAATAATGCTCATCATTCATGTTGTGTGAATATTAGATAGAGAATTATTCTAGTTTTAATAATCAGAAAAAGCAacagacacagatacacacacacgttacaCAAATACATTAACTACACATTGACAAACAGGGTATTGACCTCACAGCAGTGAGATTTAAAATCTGTAGACATTTTTGATAAGTGCACTGCACCGAATGTTTTAGCCCAGGATCTACAAATCATATATAAGATAATATACAATATTGTAGTAATGAAGTTTGTCTTCATGTGCACTAATGGATGAGTTATTTACTTTCCCTGTACAGTGAATATATCTAACAAATCTAACACATTTAATGGttttgaattaaagaaaaataatggtTTAATATGTGTTAGGTTGAATATGTTGGCAGTAGATTTAACGTTAAACAAAATCTGCAAGAAATATTATAAAACCCTCCACCATCCCCTTCTGTATCAGTCAACCAATACATTTCTCTGAATCAGTCATTTTCTTGGGTGTTGTAGGATAGAAGAGGATAGAAGAGACTCACCATTTGCAAGTAATGTGTTATCTTTGGTCCTGCTGTGGAGTGATAAGTGGACGAAGAGCGGAGGCGAAGAGCTTTCCTGCTTCACAGCGACAGCAGCAGTTCAGtcagaaacaaacaggaagtgaaactggGGAAAAACGAAAGATCACAGTTGGTAATATACGGAGCACTGACTGAAACTGGGGCCTAGAAAAACtctggggatgggaatgagctgttaggggttcagtgtcttccccagagacacttcgaccggggttcgaaccactgaccctgtggtcgacTGCCTTATCAACTGGGCTACATAATATGAAATGTTATTATTAgatttgcatatatatatatatatatatatatatatatattgcagtCTACATAACAGTCTAATCTAATCTGTGTGTTTAGGAACTATAGAGGAAATCACGTTTTTCTAAAGCTGTTAAAAATTCAAACATCTGAAACCAGGTCACCGGACAAAAATACtaatcacaaaaatgtttttgtgaataaTGTTAACATTACATCCAACCAGTAACGTGATCTgtcagtaaatgtgtgtgaagaAGTAATTCAACATTGGACTAAAGTAAAGTTTTTGAATGGAGTTGAAgtagttattttctttttctttgctgtatATTTGATGCAACTGAGAAATTCTTTCATGTCTTGAGGTCAATGCCTTTTCCCGTAGatctgaaataattttatttttatatgacaAAGCAAATGACTCTTCAGAAGAAGTGAAACAGTAACGTTAAGGCAGGAAAAACTCCTCCTGATGAAAAACGGATGCTGAAGCATCAGTTAATTCATCTGAACAGGAAAATTAATTCTCCTATTTTTCTCTGAACTTCCTCTTTGTTGTTGCCTGTTTTCCTGCCACTTCTTAACCTCAGCCTGGATGCCAGTATCTGTtccacaaaatatttaatttgctcAACAGTATCTATTAAAAAGGAGCTGATGTGAGTTTTTAATATACATCCTGTCCAATAGGGCAGTTTGTCATTTTCAGAtcctcttttcatttctaaCATTCTGTccctgattttattttctctgtcgACAATGTGAACCACTTTTAGGGCATATCATCACATTACCTTCAGCTCCCTCCGTGGGTACTGGAGTTCATTTTacctttctttctcttatgtGCTGGTAACTCAGGGCAGGTCCTTATTCTCAAACATTGGGGAATTGGGGGGAGAGCATGTACTGCACCTAGTACTTCAGCTTAAGCAAAGAATTTGAAGTAGTATTTGTACCTGTaccttcatatttttataaGAAAAACTTGCACTTTTAAAGTGagtttacttttacatttacatttagtcatttagcagatgcttttatccaaagcgacttacacatgaggtacaaggcagcaaaaatctaagtcaaggagaaaacatcaaagcaaagtgctatcagAAAAGGGTTCACATTTCACGGGATGCAactgtgagaaagagcagaaaggaagttgttttttttatatatatagatttaagtgcataggaagatgcataagagttctgttttcagcagtttttagattttgggagtgagtttgctgagcgtgcagagtttggtagctccttccaccatcgtgggatcattggagtgaagagttttgcttttaCAAACACAGAACACTGTTGGTTGTTTTTAAGCTCTTTATTTAGGTTTAGTGAGTTTTCCAGTTCAAAAGCTGTGTTCACTGGCAAACCACAAGAACACCAGCACATTATTGGTACATCAAATGGGCACAGATTTGATGAGGTGTGCAATCACAATAAGTCTGTTTTGTAACATGGACTAATTTGTTAGCAAAAGTGATTAAATCCTACTataacagaacacacacactgaggtaaAACCTGGGTCTGAAACAGCTTTTCCTCCATGgcaaatacatttctgtacaattcaacaacaacaacacctttACACTGCAAATCAAAAggtgtttacagtattttgtcatttgaaaaagTGACAGGATCTGAGTGAAGTAACCAGTAGTTATCAGCGTCTCAGtgttaaagctgtaaaacaaatgtgagcaGAAATCCTGCCTAATCCACGAAGTCAGTGAGCGCGCAGCAGGAAGCCGGAGAAGATGCTGTAACCAGCTGGTCTTCCTCTCATCCCTCTGTAGTCTTTAGTCTCCAGCCAAGCCTCCTGATCCCTCGACAGGTAGACCGCCAGGCTGCCTGAAGTCACCTGGAATCAGGAGAGGGGGAATTTAATCACACGGAGCATTTCCTCCGAGAGAAGGGAACATTCTGTTGAATACAGCAGTGTCCTTTGGGCTTTCCCTTGACTCTGATACATACTAATTTAAGGTAGCATTTAGTGACATGTTGGTGCACAGTGAATTTGCAGTTTAcagtagttttttgtttgcaccTGTCTCCTGATGCGCCGATGATCGCAGAACGATGCCAGCAGTGTTTCCTCGACTTTAAACAGTACGCAGAGACGCTCGTCTAAAGAGGCGTGGAACACAAAGTAGTACGTTCCTGGGACACGACACCTGCAACACCCAAActcaattaaacacacacacagtctacaTGGACAAAGCATTAAAATGTACCTGCTGTTAAATGTTATTTGCACTAACATTTGGGTTCCACTTCATCTACAATCTGCAGATTTTTGTAATTCTTTTCTGCCATGCACTGATTATCTGTATGTTTCTTGATGACAAGCTGGAACTTATAAATGGAGTTTTTTCCCCCATCTGAAGCTTAATCCAGCCTAATGGCAATGTGCGGGGCAGCACCAGGAAGTAGTACTACAGTTACCCCTAGGTTAGCTGTATAACCCCAAAGTaagaaatgttaatattaaaataaaccactcgtttttaaaattaaagggaGCTTTGATTTCAGTGTGTTCCCTGCATCTCAGAACAGTGTTAAACAATTGCAGTAGATGTATATGACTATGAACACAGGTGGTTTCCTCACCTGAAGCGCCCTGTTTCTGTGTTGTAGTCTCCTTCGATGTTAGTGATGACGTCGGTGAAGCGAATGACGCTGGCTTTTTCGGGGTATTGATCTGTCCCTCTGGCCACACTGAAGGCCGCTTTCTGCTGGATTCCAACAATCCTGCAGAAACAACCCAACTGGATTTTTAGAGCTGGACTAAAGCTGAATTAAAATGGTAGatttttattgctattatttCACATGTATTTGTGAATATATTAACTTTCATTAAttataatatacagtttatCATTATGTATTAAACAGTTTCTAGACCCAGCCTATGAAGTAATTTGCCCAGTGGCTCTGAAGTTGGTATCAGGCCCTGAAATCGTAAATGTAATGGACCCCATGACAGGCAGCACCGTCCTCTAGCCCTGACCTACCATATGTTGACCTGACCCACTGCAGGGTCTTCAGTCTCTTAagagctgctcacatcaggtcACCTTTGCCTCACTTGCTCAGTGATGTGTTGCATTACATACCCGCCTTCTCCTGGTGCTCCCTGATCCCCGGGACTCCCTTGGGCTCCAGGGTTCCCTGGTTCCCCACTCGGACCACGTTTACCAGGGCTTCCCACTGGACCAGGTTCGCCTTTCTCCCCCTTCTCTGGTCCGAGGCCTACGAGCTCTGCTCCTGCAGACATCAACAACAACCTGCCCATAACAACCACTCACATTGACCTGCTGTGGCTTATCATTTAAAGAGATAGTCCAACATTTGGGGAAATAAATGTATCAGCTTTCATTCTGAGACTCAGGTGAGAGGAACAAGACAGGCCACACTGGAAAACCAAGGTGTTTACAGTTGCCCTCATGCACATTTTCAAACTCTCTCCACATAAACCTTTGTAGTGTTCACTTGTCTGTTCACATGGAaaaatgcacaaagcaaaagaaaaaagtttaaagcCATCTTACTTCCTAACCTCCGCAAAGCTGTAGGTGTGAAACTGATCTGACATTCAAAGTTGACCCGAtatagaaaatgtgtgtgagaagcAGTTTCCAAAGCGGTTAGAACATTGAAGTTCTGAAGAAGCATAAGTAAACTAAAAAGCATCTATAAAAGCCTTGTCTGTGGACAGCACGCTGGCCACTTCCCAAACTCCAGACCAGTTTGACCACTGCTAACCTAACAAACTGTCGAGGGTATAGGTGTTTATTATACCTGGCTCTCCTTTCTGTCCTTTGTCTCCATCCCGGCCGTCTCTGCCAGGCAGCCCAGGAATccctgatgaaaaaaaattcattaacaacaacaaaatcgACACAAAAGATCCATACACAACCTGTATGGATGCACATACCTGGTATCCCAGGCATCCCTGTTGCTGGACAGGTCTCCATGGCAACCAGAAGGGGTACAGCCAATGAGAGCAGGGCAAGGATCATAAGAAACCAACGATGGAGCATAATGGAAAACCTACGGCAAGAGAGATTAAGAGATCAGGAAGAGGCAAAAATAGTAAAGCAGGACGATGTACAGCAAGtagaaggaaagagaaaagaaaagtgtgaagaaagaagagaagacagGAGGTGAGGGAAGAGGAAAGGGGAAAAGGGAAGATGGAGGAAGTCTACAAGAAGATAAGACgaggagaagagagaaggtggaggagaGAAGCAAGTGATAAAAGACTGCAGCCACAGTGCCTCAGATTAAGTGAATATTCAGAATGTACAGTTTTGTCAGATATTCTAGTTTAACAAACTAAAGTAAAGGTCATTAAAACATTAACGATACAATTTTGATGAAGCAAGGACAAGAAAGGTACCATCCTAATAAACACAGACCTAGtgtcacaaacacatttgctaaagtgtaaaaatgatcaaatatataaaactcACCTGAGAGAACAGCCAATAACATAAAACACCACCACAGTGAGTTCAAAGCAAACTGAAGTGAAGCTCAGAGTCCTGCAGTTGGGGGAGGAGGAAGCCAACGGAAAACCGAACATTCAGCAGCTTTTATGGAGGAAATAATTTTCAGAAGCTACGCTGTTCAAATCTGCAATTTTGGGAAGTTATTCAGAGCTGGAAGCACAGAGTCAGAGAGAAACAAATCCTGAGACACAAGAGGAGCGTTTGCCAACCTGTGCTGTGgctccattttttaaattcaaatctaAGTTTACATGGAAACAAGTATGTGGATGTCAAGTTCGTCATGTGACGAGTTCTTAACAATCAGAATCACATTACTCTTGGCACTGCACTGTAAAGGATTCATTAAAGGATTAGAAATCATACtttcaacaatccccatcaGTTGGCAAACTTGATCATGTTATTGTTCCACgtgggtaaaatatgaaaaaaagtttGCAATGTTATTCACCCATTCTGCCTCCCCGACTGATCCACAGCCATGCAGGTACCGTGGTACCTGTGGTGCTACAGGTCTGTTGTCAAGGACAATTTCATGTGTGGCCAGAAGaaactgggaatcaaaccaccaaccATGAGGTTTATGGAAACCTGCTctaccagctaagccacagttCAGGAACAGGCAATCACTGGAAATAGCGGAATGTGAACCTGCGCCAGAGCACTGAACCACACTACTAGAagcctttattattattatcccaaaactattaaaaagacATCAGCCACATAAAGACACCATTTCACAagctgacatgtttcttcatccCTAAAAACACTTGACAAAAAACGTTTACCACCATGCTGGTGGAGTGTGGTGCTGGTAGAACAAGAGCTACAAACAGTTTCACTCTGCATGTCCACGACCTTTAACTCCCACCCACCCCCAGTTCACTTTCTAACTCATGACAGGGTGTGTTCCTCCAACGAGTCGTTGCAGCAATTTActgtaacaaaaatgaaaacacagatttcacaacacactcacacacaaaagatAATGTAAGGAAGAGGTGAACTGAGGGTGCACCAAGTttacagagaagaagaagaagaagtgcaCAACACTGAAATCGTTTCAGTTCTGTATCTTTTAAAAGGGTCACGCAAAAAATGTTTTGCGAGATTAgcaaaaatatgaatgaaaagaaatagATTTTAAGTAGCTTTACAGaggaatgtaaaataataattagaaaatgtacCTCTGCTCCGATAAAATTAGCTGAGTTGAACTCATGAATACTCTGGAGTGTTGTGCACATGTATTATATATATCCATATTATAAGAATATATATTCTCTGCTCCCCTGAGTCAGATAAGACAATGGATATCTGGCTGATTGCTGTGcaatatgtaatattttgtgCCTTCGTTATCTTTTCGTATCCTTTTCGAAAGGCAACGGTCTCCCTAACTTTTTTTGACCAATTTTTCGACATATGCCATATTTCACGCATATTTCAACATGCAATCGAACAAGGCTCTCAACAAACCGTGAGCCAGTTTCGGCGTCTGATGACTCAAACACTCCTCGTGCAACTACAAAAGCTCTCGGTCGGGTGCTTCAGATTTTGCTTGAGGCAGCACCTGATTTGCAAGTGTGTGCTCGTATTATGGATTTTGTGGAGGGGGGTTGAATCATTTTAAAAGTGCAGTAGTCATGTCGCATTATGTGTCGACACTTGTAACATTAGTTGTGTTGAGCTGTTTATATTGTCCTGGtttgatttgttaattttttaaattcagtttgtgtgtttcgAGGTTCACTGGTTGGTTGTTTACACTTTATCTGTGCTCAGACAAAACCAAATCCCTGGTTTTTTTGAATGTTAATGTAATTATGAAATTATGAAGTACACTTGTGCAAGTACAAtgctgtgtaaaaacacaagctGCGTCCTGAAGTCTCTACATTTGAcagtttagattttgttttccaaaagcTGAATATTTGTTTGAGCGCACAACAGTACTACACAAATTTATGTTCGTGTACTGGTTTGTTTAATAATCATTTAATGCAGGGTCCTGGTCCTCGGGGGGATTTGCCCGGCTTGTTTTCCAACCAACCTGCACATCTGCTTTAGAAAAGCTGCACCAGCCTCAGATGACAATGCACTGAATTGGCTGATATGTGTACTACCATAAAATTCAGTACATACTACATCACTGATCACTGATATAAGAACcaaattttatactttttactataaaaagaaagcaacaaaataaactTTGAGAGAGAATAGGACTTAAGTCAAAATTATTGGTTCATGAGCTAattatatgtatgttttttcccATGCAAGATGTTCCTGTTTTTGGGATAATCCTGTTCACactacctttaaaaaaaaaaaaaaggatcaatcTGTCCAAGGATTACGAACTGCTGTGAAGCGTTTAAGTGTCAGATAGTcttaacatacagtaaagcACAGAATTCACTccccttttattttgaaaactttaTATTAAATTTAGCTGTGACATTTGACATATACAGCAAAATCACTTAATCGGCTAAAAATCATATGTCTTTactctcacaaaaaaaaaaaaggccaaactgAAACTTTAATTTCGTTTAAGTAGAATTTATGGGCTAAGTCATTAATCAATGTACATGAGTCATTATGAAGGAAACAAGTCAGGTGAAATCTAGAGttcaaataaatgcaataaacagtAATTGTTTCACATGTGTTACTGCGGTGACACTGTGCTATAGTTAACCGTCCAGAAAACAGCTTTTGAGAAATGTGATCTGAAATCAATGCCTTCTCCTCCGGGCTGTGTTGCTTCATTCTGCATCTTGGAAGAGCAGGAAGCCGTTGAAGATGATCTGTTTTTCACTTATGTCCCCTACATCTGTCTGCTGGTCTCTAAAGGACTGGAGCCAAACTTTCTGCCCGGCTACCAGCTTTAAGACAACTCCGCCCGACAACACCTAAAACACAATATGCACAGTTTAGACAAGACATCTGGACAAAATACAGAGAAGGCGGAAGATGTTGACATGTGCTGATTATTacacataacacattttaacGTTTGAATGACCCTGTGGTTGCTTTGACTGTGATTTG
This genomic interval from Channa argus isolate prfri chromosome 5, Channa argus male v1.0, whole genome shotgun sequence contains the following:
- the c1qc gene encoding complement C1q subcomponent subunit C: MFGFPLASSSPNCRTLSFTSVCFELTVVVFYVIGCSLRFSIMLHRWFLMILALLSLAVPLLVAMETCPATGMPGIPGIPGLPGRDGRDGDKGQKGEPGAELVGLGPEKGEKGEPGPVGSPGKRGPSGEPGNPGAQGSPGDQGAPGEGGIVGIQQKAAFSVARGTDQYPEKASVIRFTDVITNIEGDYNTETGRFRCRVPGTYYFVFHASLDERLCVLFKVEETLLASFCDHRRIRRQVTSGSLAVYLSRDQEAWLETKDYRGMRGRPAGYSIFSGFLLRAH
- the c1qb gene encoding complement C1q subcomponent subunit B, which translates into the protein MAPRWLSCSTAVLLLLIHIVPVITQTCGGSPGIPGIPGTHGPNGKDGPKGEKGDVGESVQPFKGQKGEPGLRGPPGRPGMKGDNGQPGPSGVKGRRGDKGRPFNAANTQRTFFSQKRVTSQTQDLDTDLVFNSEVLSELDPQLHGESLTNGTFLSTTKGVYFFTYHVSAKTRVCLKLMKNAQPHMTLCDFADGYLVTSGSAVLELNVGDRVSLQATRHGNIVMSTSTSHTFTGFLIHST